In the genome of Deinococcus sp. QL22, one region contains:
- a CDS encoding ester cyclase yields MSKELPLPVFDFADRPDYADFVDAANTGRRQPMQGFDADYVDIVDYIVRCTHKIWEEKAVGLIYTHYAHNALVHLPSGGIIYGRETVVRNTLQNQAIWGDLRAYADDVIWSGNEDKGYYSSHRHVNTATHTGYTEYGPPTGRKISYWGIADCLIRRNLIVEEWLTHDGVTIIKQMGYDPLTLAKQTILPAKPHTHGELDRLPTGQNYPTFLTVPDANEDPQAFIAAILQNMWNARLINMVREHYAPNHVAFVPDSRKLYGHGDYENFVITLMACFPDLVVNIDHQCVLGDERRGFRVATRCTFQGTHQGYGPYGAPTGRRISMIVISHHTVRGGKIVQEWTVFNEFELLKQLYGQIGEGHAL; encoded by the coding sequence GTGTCAAAAGAACTTCCCCTTCCCGTCTTCGATTTTGCTGATCGGCCCGATTACGCCGACTTTGTGGACGCTGCCAACACGGGTCGTAGGCAGCCGATGCAGGGCTTTGATGCCGACTACGTGGACATCGTGGATTATATCGTGCGCTGCACCCACAAAATTTGGGAAGAAAAAGCAGTGGGCCTGATCTATACCCACTACGCCCACAACGCGCTGGTGCATCTGCCCAGTGGCGGCATCATCTACGGGCGCGAAACGGTGGTCAGAAATACCCTGCAGAATCAGGCAATCTGGGGCGATCTGCGGGCCTACGCCGACGACGTGATCTGGAGCGGGAACGAGGACAAGGGGTATTACAGCTCTCACCGCCACGTGAACACCGCCACCCACACGGGCTACACCGAATATGGCCCGCCCACAGGCCGCAAAATTTCCTACTGGGGCATTGCCGATTGCCTGATCCGCCGCAACCTGATCGTGGAAGAATGGCTGACCCACGACGGCGTGACGATTATCAAGCAGATGGGGTACGACCCGCTGACCCTGGCAAAGCAGACCATTTTGCCCGCCAAGCCACACACGCACGGGGAGCTGGATCGGCTGCCGACGGGTCAGAATTATCCAACGTTTTTGACCGTGCCAGACGCCAACGAAGACCCACAAGCCTTCATTGCCGCCATCTTGCAGAACATGTGGAATGCCCGCCTGATCAACATGGTGCGCGAACACTACGCCCCCAACCATGTCGCCTTCGTCCCCGACTCGCGCAAGCTCTACGGACACGGGGATTACGAGAATTTCGTCATTACCCTGATGGCCTGTTTCCCTGATCTGGTAGTGAATATCGACCACCAGTGCGTGCTGGGCGACGAGCGGCGCGGCTTCCGGGTGGCGACCCGCTGCACGTTTCAGGGCACGCACCAGGGCTACGGGCCTTACGGCGCACCCACTGGGCGGCGCATTTCGATGATCGTGATCAGCCATCACACCGTTCGGGGCGGCAAAATCGTGCAGGAGTGGACGGTGTTCAACGAATTTGAACTGCTGAAGCAACTGTATGGGCAGATCGGTGAAGGCCATGCCCTCTGA
- a CDS encoding ester cyclase: MPSEPSADLDALGLNRRDISELLEPANVGRQQMQGFDADYANIVQYIISCTHKIWEDKAIGLIYTHYAHNASVHLTDAELYGRDQMVTGTLRTLAAYPDLRLYGDEVIWSGNDVEGFHTSHRVTWSGHNTGHSVYGPPTGARIQRREIAHCIVINNRIVEEWSVQDETALIRQLGLDEVALAKTLAQAEADSGVPAYAAGLGEVPRRTGQMHPPISLDGDLANPAELPGLLYALVWNARMLNFLSEYYAPDAVIWVPGNRRLEGSGDLTAYILQLLAAFSDGAMQLEHVNWIGSEAEGYRVAARWTFQGTHDGPGGYGVPTGKRVRVLGISHFELQGGKIVREYMVWNEFALLKQLHWPG, encoded by the coding sequence ATGCCCTCTGAACCATCCGCTGACTTGGATGCACTGGGCCTGAATCGGCGCGACATCAGTGAATTGCTTGAACCGGCGAACGTGGGCCGTCAGCAGATGCAGGGCTTTGACGCCGATTACGCCAACATCGTGCAGTACATCATTAGCTGCACACACAAAATTTGGGAAGACAAGGCCATTGGGCTGATTTACACGCATTACGCGCACAACGCCTCTGTTCACCTGACCGACGCCGAGCTGTACGGACGCGATCAGATGGTGACAGGAACCCTGCGGACGCTGGCGGCTTACCCCGATCTGCGCCTGTACGGCGACGAAGTGATCTGGAGCGGCAACGATGTGGAGGGCTTTCACACGTCCCACCGGGTCACGTGGAGCGGCCACAATACGGGCCACAGCGTCTACGGCCCACCCACCGGAGCGCGGATTCAGCGGCGCGAAATTGCCCACTGTATCGTCATCAACAACCGCATCGTCGAAGAATGGAGCGTGCAGGACGAGACCGCCCTGATCCGGCAACTGGGGCTGGATGAGGTGGCACTGGCGAAAACGCTGGCGCAGGCCGAGGCCGACAGCGGCGTACCCGCCTACGCCGCTGGCCTGGGCGAAGTGCCGCGCCGTACTGGGCAGATGCACCCGCCGATCTCGCTGGACGGTGACCTCGCCAACCCCGCCGAGTTGCCGGGCCTGCTGTACGCCCTGGTCTGGAATGCCCGCATGCTCAATTTCCTGAGCGAGTATTACGCGCCGGACGCAGTGATCTGGGTGCCGGGCAACCGCCGCCTGGAAGGTTCCGGCGACCTAACCGCCTACATCCTGCAACTGCTGGCCGCCTTCTCAGATGGGGCCATGCAGCTTGAACACGTGAACTGGATCGGCAGCGAAGCCGAGGGCTACAGGGTCGCGGCCCGCTGGACATTTCAGGGCACGCACGACGGGCCGGGCGGTTACGGCGTCCCCACGGGCAAGCGCGTGCGTGTTCTGGGCATCAGCCACTTCGAGTTGCAGGGCGGCAAGATCGTCCGCGAATACATGGTCTGGAACGAATTTGCCTTGCTGAAGCAGTTGCATTGGCCAGGCTAA
- the hisD gene encoding histidinol dehydrogenase, with product MEYFKKAPPQAAAVNQEIRDTVSQIISDVEKEGVDAVRRYSEKFDGFAPADFRLSEADIQGQLSGIDEDVARAIDFSIAQVKHFAELQRRTLTDFEEETLPGVTIGQKQIPVNAVGSYIPGGRYPILASAVMTIGVPKVAGVQRIVACAPIQRGTSKVNALQLYGMVKSGADEIYAIGGAQAMAAMAFGLDGAPPLEAVDMIVGAGNAYVAEAKRQLFGVVGIDLLAGPTEICILADETADPEKVAADLLAQAEHGTNSQSVLVTSSRDMAEAVTQEIERQLATLPTADAAGQSWRDYGEIILVADDAEMLKVSDQVASEHLEVMTRDPDWYLQRLTNYGSLFLGQNATVAYGDKGIGTNHVLPTSRAARYTGGLWVGKFIKTVTWQRVSDAANHTVAPPFIRMADTEGMIGHADSMRLRIQ from the coding sequence ATGGAATATTTCAAAAAAGCCCCACCGCAAGCCGCCGCCGTCAACCAAGAAATCCGCGACACCGTGTCCCAGATCATTTCGGATGTAGAAAAAGAAGGTGTGGACGCCGTTCGCCGCTACAGCGAGAAGTTTGACGGCTTTGCGCCCGCCGACTTCCGCCTGTCGGAAGCTGACATTCAGGGCCAACTGAGCGGCATCGACGAGGACGTGGCCCGAGCCATTGACTTCAGCATCGCGCAGGTCAAGCACTTTGCCGAATTGCAGCGCCGCACCCTCACCGATTTTGAGGAGGAAACGCTGCCCGGCGTGACCATTGGGCAAAAGCAGATTCCGGTGAACGCGGTGGGATCGTATATTCCCGGCGGGCGGTATCCGATTCTGGCGTCAGCGGTGATGACCATCGGCGTGCCGAAAGTGGCGGGCGTGCAGCGGATCGTGGCCTGTGCGCCGATTCAGCGCGGCACGAGCAAGGTCAATGCGCTGCAACTCTACGGCATGGTCAAGAGTGGAGCCGACGAAATTTACGCGATTGGCGGGGCGCAGGCGATGGCGGCCATGGCTTTTGGGCTGGACGGTGCGCCGCCGCTGGAGGCTGTGGACATGATCGTGGGCGCGGGCAACGCGTATGTGGCCGAGGCCAAGCGCCAACTGTTCGGCGTGGTGGGCATCGACCTGTTGGCTGGCCCCACCGAAATCTGTATTTTGGCCGATGAAACTGCCGACCCCGAGAAAGTGGCCGCCGATCTACTGGCGCAGGCCGAACACGGCACCAACTCGCAGTCGGTACTGGTTACGTCGTCGCGGGACATGGCCGAGGCCGTGACCCAAGAGATTGAGCGGCAACTGGCGACGTTGCCCACCGCGGACGCTGCCGGACAGTCATGGCGCGACTACGGCGAGATTATCCTTGTCGCAGACGACGCCGAGATGTTGAAGGTGTCCGATCAGGTGGCCTCCGAACATCTGGAAGTCATGACCCGCGACCCCGACTGGTATTTGCAGCGGTTGACCAACTACGGCTCGCTGTTCTTGGGTCAGAACGCCACCGTCGCGTATGGCGACAAAGGCATCGGCACCAACCATGTGCTGCCCACCAGCCGCGCCGCACGCTACACCGGGGGCCTCTGGGTGGGCAAATTCATCAAGACCGTCACGTGGCAGCGTGTCAGCGACGCCGCCAACCACACCGTCGCCCCGCCCTTTATTCGCATGGCTGACACCGAAGGCATGATCGGTCACGCCGATTCCATGCGCCTGCGAATCCAGTAA
- a CDS encoding carbon-nitrogen hydrolase family protein has protein sequence MSRVLPIAVVQDAPRLPTEPLQKFSESVETLVRSFPQTQLLIYPELHLFGNAPGHAELNASAESLDGPRINTLAQLAGDLDVWLVPGSVCERGPAGQLFNTAVAFSPQGQLAASYRKVFPWRPYEPFDPGDRFVTFEMPGIGTAGFSICYDAWFPEVTRHLAWMGAEVVLNVVKTTTCDRAQEVVVARANAIVNQVFVVSVNCAGPTGTGQSVIVDPEGLVRASASGADCTVLTDVLDMEHVGRVRKYGTVGLTRPWSQFQPGDAPLRLPLYGGQITPERWTPERDRLPE, from the coding sequence ATGTCAAGAGTGCTGCCCATCGCCGTCGTGCAGGACGCACCGAGATTGCCCACCGAGCCTCTACAGAAATTTAGCGAATCGGTGGAAACGTTGGTCAGGTCTTTTCCCCAGACTCAACTCCTGATTTATCCCGAACTGCACCTGTTTGGAAACGCGCCGGGCCATGCCGAGCTGAACGCCAGCGCCGAATCTCTGGACGGCCCGCGCATCAACACACTCGCGCAATTGGCGGGCGACTTGGACGTCTGGCTGGTGCCGGGCAGCGTGTGCGAACGGGGGCCAGCGGGCCAGCTCTTTAATACGGCAGTTGCCTTTTCGCCGCAGGGCCAACTGGCCGCCTCCTACCGCAAGGTGTTTCCGTGGCGGCCTTACGAACCCTTTGATCCAGGCGACCGTTTCGTCACCTTCGAGATGCCCGGAATCGGCACGGCGGGATTTTCGATCTGTTACGACGCCTGGTTCCCGGAAGTGACGCGGCATCTGGCGTGGATGGGGGCCGAAGTGGTACTGAACGTGGTCAAGACGACGACCTGTGACCGAGCGCAGGAAGTGGTAGTGGCGCGGGCCAACGCCATCGTCAATCAGGTCTTCGTGGTCAGCGTGAACTGTGCGGGGCCGACGGGCACAGGCCAGAGCGTGATCGTGGATCCCGAAGGGCTGGTGCGGGCCTCCGCTTCCGGCGCAGACTGCACAGTGTTGACCGACGTGCTGGACATGGAGCATGTGGGACGGGTTCGCAAGTACGGCACGGTGGGCCTCACGCGCCCCTGGAGTCAATTTCAGCCGGGGGACGCTCCGCTCAGGCTGCCGCTGTACGGCGGGCAGATCACGCCAGAGCGCTGGACGCCAGAACGTGACCGCTTGCCTGAATAA
- a CDS encoding DUF1206 domain-containing protein produces the protein MSTASAKVERASQQVAPGLEALARFGYASKGVVYGTVGVLALNLALGSGGTTTDSRGALLRLQDLPGGSVVLWLLVVGLVSYALWQLLRAILDPEHQGTQGKGLVKRTGYLISGGVYLTLAVFSARLAAQGSAPRDQNSEAQAASQVLQLPGGQLLLGLAGVALLAVAANELHSAYGAKFMKRMALTDRGAQYQGTLKRIGQVGVAARGLILSIVGIFLLVAAWRDQASIVIGTSEAMGWLREQTAGQFLLGAVALGTLCYGVWCIIQALYRRIKVLG, from the coding sequence ATGTCAACTGCCAGCGCGAAAGTGGAGCGGGCCAGCCAGCAGGTTGCGCCGGGCCTAGAAGCTCTGGCCCGTTTCGGGTATGCCAGCAAGGGCGTGGTGTACGGCACGGTGGGCGTTCTGGCCCTGAATCTGGCGCTGGGAAGTGGGGGCACCACCACTGATAGCAGAGGAGCTTTGCTGCGTTTGCAAGACCTTCCGGGAGGCAGCGTCGTGCTGTGGCTGCTGGTGGTTGGTTTGGTCAGCTACGCGCTCTGGCAACTGCTGCGGGCCATCCTGGATCCAGAACACCAGGGGACGCAGGGCAAAGGACTGGTTAAACGCACAGGGTATCTGATCAGCGGCGGCGTTTACCTGACCCTGGCTGTGTTCAGCGCCCGCCTGGCCGCCCAGGGTAGCGCCCCCCGCGACCAGAACAGTGAAGCCCAAGCCGCCTCGCAGGTGCTGCAACTGCCGGGCGGCCAGCTGCTGCTGGGCCTGGCTGGTGTGGCGCTACTGGCGGTCGCGGCCAACGAGCTGCACAGTGCATACGGGGCCAAATTCATGAAGCGTATGGCCCTGACCGACAGAGGCGCGCAGTACCAGGGCACCCTGAAACGCATCGGCCAAGTGGGGGTTGCGGCGCGCGGTCTCATCCTGAGCATCGTGGGCATCTTTTTGCTGGTCGCGGCCTGGCGGGATCAAGCCAGCATCGTCATCGGCACCTCCGAGGCGATGGGTTGGCTGCGCGAACAGACCGCCGGACAATTCCTGCTGGGGGCAGTGGCACTGGGAACGCTGTGCTACGGCGTGTGGTGCATTATTCAGGCCCTCTACCGCCGTATCAAAGTACTGGGCTGA
- a CDS encoding NAD-dependent succinate-semialdehyde dehydrogenase, whose amino-acid sequence MPSQSAHKWLFVTHEPVGPVYAITPWNFPAAMATRKIAPALVAGCTIILRAAEQSPLTALKMQALWTEAGGPADTFIVLTTSDPVPVTQVMMQEARIRKITFTGSTEVGWLLAAQAAPTLKRVSLEFGGHAPYLIFDDADIDQAVPDVIACKFCNAGQTCVCTNRIYVQRGIAEEFTRKLTDAVAALKVGDSLGASTQIGPLVDQQGLEKVQRHVQDAQDKGAHVTTGGAVRAGLYVEPTVLTGVTPDMVLMREETFGPVAPVLIFDTEEEAVQAANDTEFGLAAYLWTQNLGRAFRITEALEYGIVGMNDPVPSTAQAPFGGVKQSGYGREGGP is encoded by the coding sequence ATGCCCAGTCAGTCGGCGCACAAATGGCTGTTCGTGACACATGAACCCGTCGGCCCCGTCTACGCCATCACCCCATGGAATTTTCCGGCGGCCATGGCGACCCGCAAAATCGCCCCGGCACTGGTGGCAGGCTGCACCATCATCCTGAGGGCCGCCGAGCAGTCGCCACTGACCGCCCTGAAAATGCAGGCGTTGTGGACGGAAGCAGGCGGCCCGGCAGACACTTTTATCGTGCTGACCACCTCCGACCCCGTTCCCGTTACGCAGGTGATGATGCAGGAGGCCCGCATCCGCAAAATCACCTTTACTGGCAGCACCGAGGTGGGATGGCTGCTGGCCGCACAGGCCGCGCCGACCCTCAAGCGTGTGTCGCTGGAATTCGGCGGCCATGCGCCCTACCTGATTTTCGACGATGCCGACATCGATCAGGCGGTGCCGGACGTGATCGCCTGCAAATTCTGCAATGCCGGGCAGACCTGCGTCTGCACCAACCGAATTTACGTGCAGCGCGGCATTGCCGAGGAATTTACCCGCAAGCTGACAGACGCGGTGGCTGCCCTGAAAGTGGGCGATTCACTCGGCGCCAGCACCCAGATCGGGCCATTGGTCGATCAGCAGGGGCTGGAGAAGGTGCAGCGCCACGTGCAGGACGCGCAGGACAAGGGTGCACACGTAACCACGGGCGGCGCAGTCAGGGCAGGCCTGTATGTTGAACCCACCGTATTAACCGGCGTGACACCCGACATGGTCTTGATGCGCGAAGAAACGTTTGGCCCGGTGGCTCCGGTGCTGATCTTCGACACCGAAGAAGAAGCGGTGCAGGCGGCGAACGACACCGAATTTGGGCTGGCCGCGTACCTCTGGACTCAGAATCTGGGCCGGGCTTTCCGCATTACCGAGGCTTTGGAATACGGCATCGTGGGCATGAACGACCCCGTTCCCAGCACTGCGCAGGCCCCGTTCGGCGGCGTCAAGCAAAGCGGCTATGGGCGAGAGGGCGGCCCCTAG
- a CDS encoding CIA30 family protein, which translates to MKLLALGVALLSSAALSSTLLDFQASEPAWYARNDTVMGGVSNSRVRVGGGVLQFTGQVRLENNGGFSGIRSNPAPFDLSQFSSLTLRVKGDGKPYALQLGTSTSNGVTYRNEFNTVAGRWIEVTIPLNSLRPTRSGERVAGPVLNPGKVVFFGLVIGNNRAERFALEVDWIKGQ; encoded by the coding sequence ATGAAACTCCTTGCCTTAGGCGTTGCGCTGCTCTCCAGTGCGGCTCTATCGAGTACGCTGCTGGACTTTCAAGCCAGTGAGCCTGCTTGGTATGCCCGCAACGATACCGTGATGGGCGGCGTCTCCAACAGCCGCGTGCGGGTCGGCGGCGGCGTGCTTCAGTTCACGGGTCAGGTACGATTAGAGAATAACGGCGGATTTTCCGGCATTCGTTCCAACCCCGCCCCCTTTGACCTGAGCCAGTTTTCAAGCCTGACACTGCGGGTCAAGGGAGACGGCAAGCCCTACGCCCTGCAACTTGGCACCAGCACCTCTAACGGCGTCACGTACCGCAACGAATTCAATACCGTGGCAGGGCGGTGGATCGAGGTCACGATTCCGCTGAACTCGCTGAGGCCCACCCGCTCGGGCGAACGGGTCGCGGGGCCGGTACTCAATCCCGGCAAGGTGGTGTTTTTTGGCCTTGTGATCGGCAACAACCGCGCCGAACGGTTCGCGCTGGAAGTGGACTGGATCAAGGGGCAGTAA
- a CDS encoding transposase, producing the protein MYGEVMQVVIATEFNVWDTCVLYRARWSVECTFASLKVRGVDVERTGITRPERLERLFGLVILAWVSCLRVSVWIHTQLKVKVKAQGRAALGLVR; encoded by the coding sequence GTGTACGGCGAGGTCATGCAGGTCGTGATCGCTACGGAGTTCAACGTCTGGGACACATGTGTTCTGTATCGGGCGCGCTGGTCGGTGGAATGCACGTTCGCCAGCCTCAAGGTTCGTGGCGTTGATGTGGAGCGCACGGGCATCACTCGCCCCGAGCGCCTGGAACGCCTCTTTGGGCTGGTCATCCTCGCCTGGGTCAGTTGCTTGCGGGTGAGCGTGTGGATCCACACTCAGCTCAAGGTCAAGGTGAAGGCCCAGGGCCGAGCGGCCTTGGGTCTCGTACGGTAG
- a CDS encoding MHYT domain-containing protein has protein sequence MDDMQHLSHTWNWGYIALSYVIAAFASYISLELAGRIGNHRDGRKRRLLAQGALLGYGIWAMHFVGMLAFDLNALVQYNLLLTVVSGLAAVAFITAALFIVDVSTPTLGRFLTGGVVAGFGISVMHYAGMMALQTGGASTYLAFPFILSVIIAIAAATVALFLFAQVNSERALQLPKRTLLNLKVGAGMVMGAAIVGMHYTGMAAITFSAVSTALQTTVFATDTTVLSILILFATFLVLGLALVYIVTGNDDRPLVGRSGD, from the coding sequence ATGGATGACATGCAACATCTCTCCCACACCTGGAACTGGGGGTACATCGCCCTCTCCTACGTTATTGCGGCGTTCGCCTCATATATTTCACTGGAATTGGCTGGCCGCATCGGCAACCACCGAGATGGGCGCAAACGGCGACTGCTCGCTCAAGGGGCGCTTCTCGGCTACGGCATCTGGGCCATGCATTTCGTCGGCATGTTGGCCTTTGATCTGAACGCGTTGGTTCAGTACAACTTGCTCCTGACTGTGGTCTCAGGCTTGGCCGCCGTCGCTTTTATCACGGCAGCCCTGTTTATCGTCGATGTCAGCACACCTACGCTGGGCCGCTTTCTCACCGGTGGCGTGGTGGCGGGCTTCGGCATCAGCGTCATGCACTACGCCGGCATGATGGCCCTTCAAACCGGCGGAGCTTCCACATACCTTGCTTTCCCGTTCATCCTCTCGGTCATCATCGCTATTGCCGCCGCTACCGTCGCTCTGTTCCTGTTTGCTCAGGTCAACAGTGAACGCGCCCTGCAACTGCCCAAAAGAACGCTGCTCAACCTCAAAGTGGGGGCTGGGATGGTCATGGGGGCGGCCATCGTGGGCATGCATTACACCGGAATGGCAGCCATCACCTTCAGCGCTGTGTCCACGGCCTTGCAGACCACCGTATTTGCCACAGACACCACCGTTTTAAGCATTCTAATCTTGTTCGCGACCTTCCTGGTCTTGGGCCTAGCATTGGTCTATATCGTGACTGGCAACGATGACAGGCCATTGGTGGGCAGAAGCGGGGACTGA
- a CDS encoding branched-chain amino acid ABC transporter permease, translated as MTVLSRRAATSQRDRISRAVWLVLLGLLLLVLPRLVYPVLALDILAWGLFAVAFDLLFGFSGLLSFGHAAFWGSSAYATAFLLSHGQSVPVAILGGLLSALLLAVPIGFLSVRSVGIYFSMITLAFAQMVSFLALQWTAVTGGENGLQGFARPSFLGLDFSNSTTRYYVCLALFAAGFLVAYRMVRSPFGQALQAIRDNEQRAQSIGYNPFRFKFTAFLISAGLAGLSGSMYAFGHGVVSLEVVNWRTSGEVVMMTLLGGTTTLFGPVIGAGLVLLLRDLLTTANLPVGIVTGLVFVLAVLFFRAGLVGTVQHWLRRKSADDKRR; from the coding sequence GTGACCGTGCTGTCTCGCCGGGCGGCCACCTCACAGCGGGACAGGATCAGCCGGGCCGTCTGGCTGGTATTGCTGGGGCTGCTGCTGCTGGTGTTGCCCCGACTGGTGTATCCGGTGTTGGCGCTGGACATTTTGGCGTGGGGTCTGTTTGCTGTGGCGTTCGACCTGTTGTTCGGATTCAGCGGCCTGCTCTCGTTCGGTCACGCCGCGTTTTGGGGCAGCAGCGCCTACGCCACCGCTTTTTTGCTCAGTCATGGCCAGAGTGTGCCGGTGGCGATCCTGGGCGGCCTGCTTAGTGCGCTGCTGCTGGCCGTGCCCATCGGTTTTCTCAGTGTCCGCAGCGTCGGCATCTACTTCAGCATGATCACGCTCGCGTTTGCCCAAATGGTGTCGTTTCTGGCCCTGCAATGGACAGCGGTCACGGGCGGTGAAAACGGTCTTCAGGGTTTTGCGCGGCCTTCTTTTCTGGGGCTGGACTTTTCCAACAGCACCACCCGCTATTACGTGTGTCTGGCCCTGTTTGCTGCGGGCTTTTTGGTGGCCTACCGGATGGTTCGCAGCCCGTTCGGTCAGGCACTACAGGCCATCCGTGACAACGAGCAACGTGCCCAAAGCATCGGCTACAACCCGTTCCGCTTCAAATTCACTGCCTTCTTGATCAGCGCGGGGCTGGCTGGGCTGTCGGGTAGCATGTACGCCTTTGGGCACGGGGTCGTCAGTCTGGAAGTGGTGAACTGGCGCACGTCGGGCGAAGTGGTGATGATGACGCTGCTGGGCGGCACGACCACCCTGTTTGGCCCAGTCATTGGCGCGGGGCTGGTGCTGCTGCTGCGCGACCTGCTCACGACCGCCAACCTTCCGGTAGGCATTGTGACCGGGCTGGTGTTCGTACTGGCCGTGCTGTTTTTCCGCGCTGGCCTGGTCGGCACCGTGCAGCACTGGCTGAGGCGAAAGTCAGCAGACGACAAGCGGCGCTAG
- a CDS encoding branched-chain amino acid ABC transporter permease: MNTQFLLIQVFNGLVNGAFYALLSLGLAVIFGMLRIVNFMHGALYMLGAFVAFALGQILGLGFWPSLVLAPLLVALLGMVLERTLLSRLYGLEPSYNLLLTFGLTLLTQDLVKQVMLSQYAVSSAPYTTPAVLTGVVNLGFVVFPKYRLFVIAIALVVCLVTWFVIEKTRVGAIVRASTENPVVTRSLGIDVGKWVTGVFGVGVGLAGLAGVLAAPIYSVEPYMGAELIITTFAVVVIGGMGSILGSIVTGFAVGVLAAVGAAVYPPMANTLVFVLMAIVLLVRPTGLFGLPEGAR, encoded by the coding sequence GTGAACACCCAGTTCCTCCTGATTCAGGTGTTCAACGGGCTGGTCAACGGCGCGTTTTATGCCCTGCTGTCGCTGGGGTTGGCGGTCATCTTCGGCATGCTCCGTATCGTCAACTTTATGCACGGGGCGCTGTATATGCTGGGCGCGTTCGTGGCGTTTGCGCTGGGGCAGATTCTCGGCCTGGGCTTCTGGCCCTCGCTGGTGCTGGCCCCCCTGTTGGTGGCGCTGCTGGGCATGGTACTGGAGCGCACGCTGCTGTCGCGGCTGTACGGCCTAGAGCCGAGTTACAACCTGCTGCTCACCTTCGGCCTCACGCTGCTGACCCAAGACCTCGTGAAACAGGTGATGCTGTCGCAGTACGCAGTGTCCAGCGCTCCTTACACTACGCCCGCAGTTCTGACCGGAGTCGTCAATCTCGGCTTCGTGGTATTCCCCAAATACCGCCTGTTCGTGATCGCCATCGCGCTGGTGGTCTGTCTGGTCACGTGGTTCGTGATCGAGAAAACCCGTGTGGGAGCCATCGTCCGGGCGAGTACGGAAAATCCGGTGGTGACCCGCTCGCTTGGCATCGACGTGGGCAAATGGGTCACGGGCGTCTTCGGGGTAGGCGTAGGGTTGGCGGGGTTGGCAGGCGTGTTGGCCGCGCCGATCTATTCGGTGGAACCCTACATGGGCGCGGAATTGATCATTACCACCTTTGCTGTCGTGGTCATCGGGGGTATGGGCAGCATTCTGGGCAGCATCGTGACCGGCTTTGCGGTGGGCGTGCTGGCCGCAGTGGGGGCCGCCGTGTACCCGCCGATGGCCAATACGCTGGTGTTCGTGCTAATGGCCATCGTCCTACTTGTACGGCCCACAGGTCTGTTTGGATTGCCGGAGGGGGCCAGGTGA